A genomic stretch from Bacillus sp. N1-1 includes:
- a CDS encoding tyrosine-type recombinase/integrase, whose amino-acid sequence MNSVGAIQSTKQIEVLKRALLKRSKRDYLLFIFSINTGLRLTPLLHLTLNHVIKNESFNEFLESSTTETTDIYLNSEVKRALTLYVNEHPSNDNFYLFHTKKDPTHPITRQQVHRILSQAGKDAGLEHPISFHSLRKTFGYHAFQQGVAVSLIQKIYGHATRSETLKYIGINSEQIPKLKIDVHL is encoded by the coding sequence GTGAATTCTGTCGGAGCCATTCAAAGTACGAAGCAGATTGAGGTGTTAAAAAGAGCCTTATTAAAGCGATCGAAACGAGACTATTTGCTGTTTATTTTCAGTATTAATACAGGCTTGCGTTTAACTCCTCTTTTGCATCTGACTCTTAATCATGTGATAAAGAATGAATCTTTTAATGAATTCCTTGAATCGTCTACTACTGAAACAACAGATATCTACCTCAATTCAGAAGTGAAACGCGCTCTTACGCTTTATGTGAATGAGCATCCCTCAAATGATAACTTTTACCTTTTTCATACGAAAAAAGACCCTACTCATCCAATTACAAGACAGCAGGTTCATCGCATCTTATCTCAAGCAGGAAAAGATGCCGGACTTGAGCACCCAATCAGCTTTCATAGTTTAAGAAAAACGTTTGGTTATCATGCGTTTCAGCAGGGAGTAGCCGTGTCACTCATTCAAAAAATTTATGGACATGCGACGAGAAGTGAAACATTAAAATATATCGGTATAAATTCTGAGCAAATTCCGAAACTGAAGATTGATGTACATTTATAG
- a CDS encoding potassium/proton antiporter, whose amino-acid sequence METNAVILFSAIFLIGGVLMAKFSSRLGVPALVLFIIVGMITGSDGLGYIYFDNASLTQSLGILALVLILFDGGLQTEWRRTKAVLPISLSLATVGVLITSGLVGITAKMILDVTWNEALLLGAIVGSTDAAAVFAVLKGKNIKRKLQSTLEAESGSNDPMAMFLTLTLLQLAIGETAFGASVILSFFWQMGAGLLLGVLLGYAASWAMKNIELGSNGLYPVFSIAIALITYSATDLVNASGLLAVYAAALVLGNTKSLPYGQTIFRFHDGIAWMMQILMFIMLGLLVNPSELFSTWIVLKGLALSFILIVIARPIAVFLSSIPFKFTLKEKTFLSWAGLRGAVPIVLATFPLLEGLENSQLFFNLIFFIVLTSALVQGATIPLIGKKLGLTGPEVHVPSHSLELVSSTTVNAEMIPYTIRPSSKLIGKELSDISFPDKVLVSAIIRRDELIAPSGDTKIKVNDVLYILVENQKKSELEKVLGIRKTIGG is encoded by the coding sequence ATGGAGACGAATGCAGTAATATTATTCAGCGCCATCTTTTTAATTGGTGGTGTCCTGATGGCCAAATTTTCTTCCCGGTTAGGTGTCCCGGCACTTGTCTTGTTTATTATCGTGGGTATGATTACAGGAAGCGATGGACTCGGATATATTTATTTTGATAATGCTTCACTTACACAGTCACTTGGTATTTTAGCTCTCGTGTTAATCTTGTTTGATGGTGGCTTACAAACAGAATGGCGCCGCACCAAAGCTGTTCTTCCTATTTCATTGTCTCTCGCAACAGTGGGCGTTCTTATTACTTCTGGATTAGTTGGTATTACTGCCAAAATGATTTTAGATGTGACTTGGAATGAAGCGCTACTCTTAGGTGCGATTGTAGGGTCAACAGATGCAGCAGCGGTCTTTGCCGTGTTGAAAGGGAAGAACATTAAGCGGAAGTTGCAATCGACCCTTGAAGCAGAATCAGGCTCGAATGACCCAATGGCTATGTTTTTAACGCTTACTTTATTACAGCTCGCCATTGGCGAGACTGCCTTTGGTGCATCCGTAATCCTGTCGTTCTTCTGGCAAATGGGCGCTGGACTACTCCTAGGTGTCTTGCTTGGATATGCGGCCTCATGGGCGATGAAGAATATCGAGTTAGGTTCAAACGGGTTATACCCTGTTTTTTCAATTGCGATTGCCTTAATTACATATAGCGCAACTGATTTGGTCAACGCAAGCGGACTGCTTGCCGTGTATGCTGCAGCCCTTGTACTTGGTAATACGAAAAGTCTTCCATATGGCCAAACGATTTTCCGCTTCCATGATGGAATTGCTTGGATGATGCAAATCTTAATGTTTATTATGCTAGGCCTCCTTGTTAATCCTTCTGAACTATTCTCAACCTGGATTGTATTAAAAGGGCTAGCTCTCTCGTTTATTTTGATTGTGATCGCTCGTCCAATTGCTGTTTTTCTTTCAAGTATCCCGTTTAAGTTCACACTTAAAGAAAAAACCTTTCTTTCTTGGGCCGGATTACGAGGCGCCGTGCCAATTGTGTTAGCGACTTTCCCGCTGTTAGAAGGACTAGAAAATAGCCAGCTTTTCTTTAACCTTATTTTCTTTATTGTCCTCACTTCTGCACTTGTACAAGGAGCTACTATTCCTCTTATAGGGAAAAAATTAGGGCTAACTGGCCCTGAAGTTCATGTGCCTTCTCATTCATTAGAACTCGTATCATCAACAACGGTTAACGCCGAGATGATTCCTTATACCATTAGGCCATCTTCTAAATTAATTGGAAAAGAGTTATCCGATATATCATTTCCAGATAAAGTGCTCGTTAGTGCAATTATTCGCCGAGATGAATTGATCGCACCTTCTGGAGATACGAAAATAAAAGTGAACGATGTCCTCTATATTCTTGTTGAAAATCAAAAGAAATCAGAACTTGAAAAGGTACTGGGGATTCGAAAGACAATCGGTGGATAA
- the nei gene encoding endonuclease VIII has product MPEGPEIRRAADQVEKALQKGHVMDVFFAFEQLKGYESLLSGAQVKRVDTKGKAMLIRFDNGYTIYSHNQLYGKWVIRNAYNYPKTNRQLRLALHNEKKSALLYSASDIEVLRDEEVPLHPFIAKVGPDLLSEEVSAEQLKERFESKAFHKKKWTSLLLDQSFIGGIGNYLRSEILFLAGIHPDLRPIDCSERQLTKAAEATVKLVHQSYEHNGITNDLELAMKLKEKGQKRLQYRHWVFNREGEACRIDGTEIQKVKAGSRRLYFCPTCQAK; this is encoded by the coding sequence ATGCCTGAAGGTCCTGAAATTAGAAGAGCTGCAGACCAGGTAGAGAAAGCATTACAAAAAGGACACGTAATGGACGTTTTCTTTGCTTTTGAACAGCTAAAAGGATATGAATCTCTCTTAAGCGGTGCACAGGTAAAGAGGGTAGATACGAAAGGAAAGGCGATGCTGATTCGATTTGATAATGGATATACCATCTACTCGCATAATCAGCTTTATGGGAAATGGGTGATACGGAACGCCTACAATTATCCGAAAACAAATCGTCAGCTACGTCTAGCCCTTCATAATGAGAAGAAGTCTGCCCTTCTATATAGCGCATCAGATATTGAAGTGCTTCGTGATGAAGAAGTGCCTCTCCACCCGTTTATTGCGAAAGTAGGACCTGATTTACTGAGTGAAGAAGTAAGTGCGGAACAATTGAAGGAGCGCTTTGAATCAAAAGCCTTCCATAAGAAAAAGTGGACTTCTCTTTTACTAGATCAGTCATTTATTGGTGGTATTGGCAACTATTTAAGAAGTGAAATTCTCTTTCTAGCAGGTATTCATCCGGATTTACGTCCAATTGATTGCTCGGAGCGGCAGTTAACGAAAGCGGCTGAAGCTACCGTGAAGCTCGTACACCAATCCTATGAACATAACGGGATTACAAATGATCTTGAGTTAGCGATGAAGTTGAAGGAGAAAGGACAAAAACGCCTCCAATATAGACATTGGGTTTTTAACCGAGAAGGGGAAGCTTGCCGAATCGATGGAACAGAAATTCAAAAAGTGAAAGCTGGATCAAGGAGATTGTATTTTTGTCCAACGTGTCAGGCGAAGTAA
- a CDS encoding LacI family DNA-binding transcriptional regulator, whose protein sequence is MATIRDVAEQAGVSVATVSRVLNDNGYVGAETRKRVMGAIESLNYSPNEVARSLYKRESRLIGLLLPDITNPFFPQLARGIEDEVNRAGFRLLLGNSDEEATKELEYIQTFLQNQVVGLISATNNTDNENYTNLDLPVVFLDRVSKQHPSVYADGIEGGRLAAKALVERGSKRITLIKGPGHVKPAMDRFQGALAELSEAEVDFSVLSTSSYAFDDARTWAEELFAKHPDTDGVIASNDIVAIAILHEALRLGRRIPEDLQLIGYDDIPFSSLSYPSLSTIRQPAYEMGKEAAKLLIRMIRKEKEIDQTIQLPVTLIERNTTRKVDPNA, encoded by the coding sequence ATGGCTACAATTCGAGATGTAGCAGAACAAGCGGGAGTATCTGTTGCGACCGTTTCTCGTGTTTTAAATGATAATGGTTATGTAGGAGCCGAAACGAGAAAACGCGTGATGGGTGCGATCGAAAGTTTGAACTACAGTCCAAATGAAGTAGCGCGCTCACTCTATAAGCGAGAATCAAGGTTAATTGGACTGCTTCTTCCTGACATTACGAACCCCTTTTTTCCTCAGTTAGCACGTGGGATTGAGGATGAAGTCAATCGAGCTGGATTCAGGTTGTTACTTGGAAACAGTGATGAAGAGGCAACGAAAGAGTTAGAGTACATTCAAACCTTTTTACAAAATCAAGTTGTTGGCCTTATTTCAGCAACAAATAATACAGATAACGAGAATTATACAAATCTTGATTTGCCCGTTGTCTTTCTAGATCGTGTGTCAAAACAACATCCTTCTGTTTATGCTGATGGAATCGAAGGAGGACGACTTGCAGCGAAAGCGTTAGTTGAGAGAGGGTCAAAAAGAATTACACTGATTAAAGGACCTGGGCATGTAAAGCCAGCTATGGATCGATTTCAAGGAGCACTCGCTGAATTAAGTGAAGCTGAAGTTGATTTTTCGGTTCTCTCGACTTCGTCTTATGCGTTTGATGATGCACGTACATGGGCTGAAGAGCTGTTTGCAAAGCATCCTGATACAGACGGAGTGATTGCAAGTAACGATATTGTAGCAATTGCCATTTTACATGAGGCACTTCGTCTTGGCAGAAGGATTCCGGAGGACTTACAGCTGATTGGTTACGATGATATTCCGTTTAGTAGTTTGTCCTATCCTTCTTTATCAACGATCAGGCAACCCGCTTATGAAATGGGGAAGGAAGCAGCAAAGTTACTCATTCGCATGATTCGAAAAGAAAAGGAAATTGATCAAACGATTCAATTGCCAGTTACGCTAATTGAACGAAATACGACAAGAAAGGTTGATCCAAATGCGTAA
- the rbsK gene encoding ribokinase, with protein MRKAKIAVIGSSSMDLVVTSKKRPGAGETVLGESFKTVPGGKGANQAVAAARLGAEVHMIGCVGDDHHGDAILRNFKNNGVKTDHVEPVTGVESGTAHIILAEGDNSIVVVKGANDYITPSYINKKAELIESCDLVMIQQEIPEETVAFVAELCQKVNVPLLLNPAPARPISQQVIDLATYMTPNEHEADVLFSGQAMNESLRMYPEKVFITEGAAGVRYYNGQEEVLIPSFKVEAVDTTGAGDTFNAAFGTAIAEGKTLAESIRFGNRAASLSVTGFGAQGGMPTREEVERMLSQ; from the coding sequence ATGCGTAAAGCGAAAATAGCTGTTATCGGAAGTTCCTCAATGGATCTTGTAGTAACTTCCAAGAAACGTCCAGGAGCAGGAGAAACGGTATTAGGAGAATCATTTAAAACCGTTCCTGGCGGCAAAGGGGCAAATCAAGCTGTTGCAGCTGCACGGCTTGGTGCAGAAGTGCATATGATTGGCTGTGTCGGTGACGACCATCACGGCGATGCCATCTTAAGAAATTTTAAAAACAATGGTGTTAAAACCGACCATGTGGAACCGGTTACAGGTGTTGAAAGTGGAACGGCTCACATCATTCTTGCAGAGGGCGATAACAGTATTGTGGTTGTTAAAGGAGCGAATGATTACATTACGCCTTCTTACATTAATAAGAAGGCTGAGCTCATTGAAAGTTGCGACCTGGTCATGATTCAGCAAGAAATACCGGAAGAAACGGTAGCGTTTGTAGCTGAGTTATGTCAGAAAGTGAATGTGCCGTTGTTACTTAACCCAGCGCCTGCAAGACCCATCTCACAGCAGGTAATTGATTTAGCTACGTATATGACACCTAATGAACATGAGGCAGACGTTCTATTTAGTGGGCAAGCAATGAATGAGTCATTAAGAATGTATCCTGAAAAAGTATTTATTACGGAAGGCGCAGCAGGCGTACGTTATTATAATGGACAGGAAGAAGTGTTGATTCCCTCCTTTAAAGTAGAAGCCGTTGATACAACAGGAGCAGGTGATACGTTTAACGCTGCATTTGGTACAGCGATTGCGGAAGGAAAAACGCTAGCGGAAAGCATCAGATTTGGTAATCGGGCAGCTTCTCTTTCTGTTACTGGTTTTGGGGCACAGGGTGGCATGCCGACACGCGAAGAAGTGGAAAGGATGCTGTCACAATGA